The window AAGGGCGTGGGCGAGTCGGCCGTCGACCATATCGTCGAGGTTCGTGGTGACCGATCCTTCGCGAGCCTTGAGGACTTCTGCCTCCGGATCGATCCGAAGCTTTTGAACCGGCGCGTCTTCGAGAGTCTGATCGCCGCCGGTGCCTTCGACTGCTTCGGCTACGATCGGGCCGAGCTCATTGGCGGGCTCGACCGCATCCTCGGCTTTTCGCAGCGTGCCCAGGAGAACAAGGTGAGCGGCCAGAGCGACATGTTCGGAGCCGGCGCTGCGACCGGTCCCGAAAAGATCGTGCTGCCGCCCTATACGCCCTGGCTCGCCTCCGAGAAACTGCATCGGGAATTCCAGGTGCTCGGCTTCTATCTCTCCGCCCATCCGCTCGATACCTACAACAAACTGCTCGAGAAAATGCGGGTGCAGACATTCGGCGATTTCTCCGCTGCGGTGAAAAAGGGTGCCACCGCCGGCCGGCTCGCGGGGACTGTGACATCGAAACAGGAGCGTAAGACGCGCACCGGCAACAAGATGGGAATCGTCGCCTTTTCCGACGCCTCCGGTCAGTTCGAGGCGGTCCTCTTCTCGGAAATCCTGCACCAGAACCGCGATTTGCTGGAGCCGGGCAAATCGCTGGTGATGACGGTGGATGCCGAGGAGCGACCGGAGGGCATCGGTCTTCGCATCCGCACGCTTCGATCGCTCGAGGAGGAATCGCTGCAGATGCAGAAGGCGCTGCGCGTTTATGTGCGCGATTCCGGCCCCTTGCGCTCGATTGCCTCCCACCTCAACACGAAGGGGGACGGCTTGGTTTCCTTCATCGTCATCAAGGATAAGGGCCAGCGGGAAATCGAGGTCGAACTTAGCGAGAAATACCGGATATCGCCGGAAATCGCCGCGGCTCTCCGTTCTGCCCCCGGCGTTCTCGACGTCGAGCTGGTTTAAAAGGGTCAGTCGTCGCTTACGGTGCGAGTGATGGTGACGAAGTCGGTTCCTTCACCTGTCTCCGTCCCGAATTCGGTGTCGGAGATCGAAAGCGAGGAGCCATTGGCGAGAAGGAACGCGATGCGCCGGCGGGCATCCTCGGGCACCGTGATGCGACCGAGCGTGCGCCTCAGGGCATTGAAGTCCAAGGCATCCGCATCGGTCGTAATCCCGAGGCGCTTCTTCGTGGCATTCCTCAGCACGTTGTCCAGGGAAAGACCGAACCATTCGCCTTCTCCGGATTGCGGGTCGAGCTCCTGGAACTGCAGAAAATGCGTCCCGAGCGCCAGTTCGGGCTTGTCGATTTCGACATCGGCTTCGAAGAGCGACTGAAAGGTCCGGCGCACGCGCAGGATCCCGTTCGGCGGTGTGCCGCGACCGGCCTTGCGGAAAACGGCCTGGAGCAGAGCCGGCGTGATCTCCCCATCAGCCGGCATGCCTTCGGCCGCCTGGAAGGCACGGATGGCGGCGAGCGTCGCGGGGCCGTTATACCCGTCCGGGACGCCGGCATCGTGGCCGAGCGTGGTCAGGAGCATCTGCAGGTCGCGCACGTTCTCTCGCGTCCCGCGTCGGGTAATCAGGATGCGGATCGGCGCTCCGTCGCGTTTGAAAGACGGCGGCGGGGGAGATTGTTCGGCCATCGCCACCTCGACGCTGCCGGTCGCCAGGTGGCTGAGAGCCGGGCGCAGGGGCACGTCGGAAAGAGGTGCCGCCGGCCGCGCCTGCTTCGGCTGGAAGAGCGCGTCGCTCCAAACCTTGACGGGGGCGACCTGCCGCTCGGATATGACCACATGCATGCCGCGTTCCGTTATCTTGAAAAGATCGGCGGCGAAGCGGCCGGGAAGCCGCACGCACCCGTGCGAAGCCGGATAATTCGGCACGTGATTGGAGCCGTGCAGGGCGATGCCGGACCAGGTCAGCCGCTGCATGAACGGCATTGGCGCATTGGAATAGATGTTCGACTCGTGGTGCCGGCGCTTCTCAAGGATCGAAAAGATACCCGTCGGAGTCCGATGGCCCTCTCTTCCGGTAGACACATTCGAGGTGGCAACCACTCTATCTCCATCATAGACGACGAGTGACTGCTGCTCGCGCGATACTACGATCTGCAATGGCGCCTTGCCCGCTGCCGTGGAGGGTGACGACGACATGACGAGGACGACGAGCCCTATCCTGAGAGTGGAACGCAAGACAAACCCTCATTTCCGATGGCGGCGTCTCCAAACGGCGCGCAGACCGTGACACACCGGAGTTGTCGAGCCAGGCTATCCTTCAATATTTAAGGAATTGAATCCTGGCGCCGGCTATCACGGGCTATTGATCGCGGCGCCTTTGGCCGAAGGTATAACCCGTCTCGACGCTGGTCTTGCCGAACCTGTCGTGCAGCTTGTTGATCGCCTCCTCGGCGGCCGCCCGTCGCGCTGCAGAGGGATCCACGAGATCCGGCGGATCGGCAAGGACGGGATCGCAAAGATCGCTGACGCCGATGCCGATCAGCCTGTATCTCGTCCCGTCGACTTCTCTCTCGAGCAATTGCAGGCCGGTGCGGAAAATCCGGTCGGCAAGGCGGGTGGGGCTGTCCAAGCGCCGGTTGCGCGTACGGGATCTGAAGTCGGCCGTCTTCAATTTCAGGACGACGGTCTGTCCGGCGAGTTCGGATTTGCGCAGCCTGAGCGCCACCTGCTCGCTCAGGCGCCTGAGATGCGGGATGAGTTCCTCCGGGCGAGACAGGTCGACATTGAAGGTCGTTTCCGAGGAAACGCTTTTTGCCTCTCCGCCAGTCTCGACGCTGCGTTCGTCCTGGCCGCGCGAAAGCCGGTAAAGCCGCTGACCCATCGTGCCGTAGCGGCGCATCAGTTCGGCCTCTTCCATCGTCTGCAACTGCCCGATCGTGCGGATGCCATCCCGCTCGAGCGTCGCGGCGAAGGCCTTACCGACACCCCAGATCAAGGTGACGGGACGCTCCTTCAGGAAGTCAACGGCTTCGGCCTGGCCGATGACGGAGAAGCCGCGCGGCTTCTGCAGGTCAGAGGCGACCTTGGCGAGGAACTTGCAGTAGGAGAGGCCGATCGAGACTGTGATGCCGACTTCCTGCTCGACGCGCCGGGCGAAGCGGGCCAGCGTCCGGGCGGGCGGGGCGTGATGCAGCCGGTCCGTGCCGCTCAAATCGAGGAAGGCCTCGTCGATCGACAGCGGCTCTACGAGTGGCGTCAGTTCCAGCATCATGGCCCTGACCTTGCGCCCGACACGGGAATACTTCTCCATGTCGGGCTTGATTACCACCGCCTCGGGGCAGGCCTCGAGTGCCTTGAACATGGGCATGGCCGAGCGCACGCCATGAATGCGGGCGATGTAGCAGGCGGTCGAGACAACGCCGCGTTTGCCGCCGCCGATGATGACCGGTCTGTCGGCGAGCTCCGGATTGTCGCGTTTCTCGATCGAGGCGTAGAAGGCGTCGCAGTCGATATGCGCCAGCATCAGCCCGTAGAGCTCGGCGTGGTGCAGGAGACGCGGACTGCCGCAGGTGCGGCACCGCCGGGCGAGGGCGGCCTGTTCCTTCAGGCAGTCTCGGCAGAAGCCCGGAATCGCTGCAGTGCTGTCTCGCATGTCTGGAACAAATGTTGAACGAGGTGACTTTACGCTCTACGCTACTGCATGATTCCTCAAACCGGAACCGATGTAAGGATAAATCGTGCAGCGAGTCAAAGCGCCACAGCGACCTTACTGCGTCTGATGGACGCCCGCACTGTAGTAAGTCTCAAGGTTCGAGGCATTATGGGATATCGCCCTGCAAATTGCACCCAGGGCGCAGGGATGACAGGCCCCGATGCGACTGGAATTGAGGGAATGAGGGTTCATCCGGACATGACTTGTCCCGGCTCGGCGGCACCGAATGGCGGTTCAGCAGGTCTTGGCCTGTGCGTGCCAATGACCGCGTATCAACTTCGCCGCCTCCGCCCAGTCCGCCGCGACGCGGATGTCGGCGGCGGGCACCGGTGCAAGGGCGCGAAATTCCGCATTCGCCATCATGTTGATAAGAAGGCTGGCCGGAGCGTGTTCCCGCACGGAATGGAGATTGCGCAGAATGTCGTCGATGAAGACGAGCGGCAGATCGCGCTCTCGATGCAGCCGCTTGACCAGCGGCCCCTTGGGTTCTTCGGAGGCGAGCATTGGATAGGGAAGATCGAGGGCGTCGAGCAGAGAGCGGCGCAACACCGCGTGACGCGACGGCATCGCTGTCAGGAAAACGATGTCGGCGTCTCCGGAAAGTCGCTTCAGCGTCTCGACCACCTGCACCGCCGGCGTCTGCCATCGGTCCTGCGCCGCATAAAAGGCCTCGAGCAGCGCTTCCGCTGCAACGTCGCTCACCGCTTCGCCGCTCTCCCGGTCGACGATATTGCCGGAAAGACGGAAGGAGCGGGGCAGGAGCGCATGGCCCTCAGCCTGCAGAAATGCCATGAAGGGCGTCAGGAATTCGAGCACGACTTCATCGACATCGCTGACGATCAGCGGGCGGTCGGAAAGGCGGATGCCGGTTCCGGCCCCCCACATACCCATAGTCAGACGTCCGCAAAATCCGCCGGGCCGGAAAAGGCCCGGTGCGCCCTGACGACCTCCTCCGGGGGCGTTCCGGTCGCGCTGCAAAACGCCATCAGCGTCGGCTCGTGCTCCATCAGAAAGGCAACGAGGCCGCCCATGAAGCCGGGGTCGCCGGCGGCCTGGCGCAGCGAGCCGGCATCGGTACCGGAGAGCGCCAGAAAGCGCGACATGAGTTCCGTCTCGCCCGCCAGCCAGGACAGAATGGCGATTGCTGTTTCGTCGGCGCTCTTCATCGTGTTGAATCTCTTCTCCTTTG is drawn from Sinorhizobium sojae CCBAU 05684 and contains these coding sequences:
- a CDS encoding DUF3572 domain-containing protein, producing MKSADETAIAILSWLAGETELMSRFLALSGTDAGSLRQAAGDPGFMGGLVAFLMEHEPTLMAFCSATGTPPEEVVRAHRAFSGPADFADV
- a CDS encoding L,D-transpeptidase family protein, whose amino-acid sequence is MRSTLRIGLVVLVMSSSPSTAAGKAPLQIVVSREQQSLVVYDGDRVVATSNVSTGREGHRTPTGIFSILEKRRHHESNIYSNAPMPFMQRLTWSGIALHGSNHVPNYPASHGCVRLPGRFAADLFKITERGMHVVISERQVAPVKVWSDALFQPKQARPAAPLSDVPLRPALSHLATGSVEVAMAEQSPPPPSFKRDGAPIRILITRRGTRENVRDLQMLLTTLGHDAGVPDGYNGPATLAAIRAFQAAEGMPADGEITPALLQAVFRKAGRGTPPNGILRVRRTFQSLFEADVEIDKPELALGTHFLQFQELDPQSGEGEWFGLSLDNVLRNATKKRLGITTDADALDFNALRRTLGRITVPEDARRRIAFLLANGSSLSISDTEFGTETGEGTDFVTITRTVSDD
- a CDS encoding DNA polymerase IV, whose amino-acid sequence is MRDSTAAIPGFCRDCLKEQAALARRCRTCGSPRLLHHAELYGLMLAHIDCDAFYASIEKRDNPELADRPVIIGGGKRGVVSTACYIARIHGVRSAMPMFKALEACPEAVVIKPDMEKYSRVGRKVRAMMLELTPLVEPLSIDEAFLDLSGTDRLHHAPPARTLARFARRVEQEVGITVSIGLSYCKFLAKVASDLQKPRGFSVIGQAEAVDFLKERPVTLIWGVGKAFAATLERDGIRTIGQLQTMEEAELMRRYGTMGQRLYRLSRGQDERSVETGGEAKSVSSETTFNVDLSRPEELIPHLRRLSEQVALRLRKSELAGQTVVLKLKTADFRSRTRNRRLDSPTRLADRIFRTGLQLLEREVDGTRYRLIGIGVSDLCDPVLADPPDLVDPSAARRAAAEEAINKLHDRFGKTSVETGYTFGQRRRDQ